Proteins from a single region of Balaenoptera acutorostrata chromosome 16, mBalAcu1.1, whole genome shotgun sequence:
- the TOMM20 gene encoding mitochondrial import receptor subunit TOM20 homolog isoform X2 yields the protein MVGRNSAIAAGVCGALFIGYCIYFDRKRRSDPNFKNRLRERRKKQKLAKERAGLSKLPDLKDAEAVQKFFLEEIQLGEELLAQGEYEKGVDHLTNAIAVCGQPQQLLQVLQQTLPPPVFQMLLTKLPTISQRIVSAQSLAEDDVE from the exons ATGGTGGGCCGGAACAGCGCCATCGCCGCCGGCGTGTGCGGGGCCCTTTTCATCGGGTACTGCATTTACTTTGACCGCAAGAGACGGAGTGACCCCAACTTCAAGAACAGGCTGCGGGAAC gaagaaagaaacagaagcttgcCAAGGAGAGAGCTGGACTTTCCAAG TTACCTGACCTTAAAGATGCTGAAGCCGTTCAGAAATTCTTCCTCGAAGAAATACAGCTTGGTGAAGAGTTACTAGCTCAAG GTGAATATGAGAAGGGTGTGGACCATCTGACAAACGCAATTGCTGTGTGTGGACAGCCACAGCAGCTACTACAAGTGTTGCAGCAGACTCTTCCGCCACCGGTGTTCCAGATGCTTCTGACTAAGCTCCCAACAATTAGTCAG agaATTGTAAGTGCTCAGAGCTTGGCTGAAGATGATGtggaatga
- the TOMM20 gene encoding mitochondrial import receptor subunit TOM20 homolog isoform X1, which yields MVGRNSAIAAGVCGALFIGYCIYFDRKRRSDPNFKNRLRERGVMEIVLFWIQTLSFPGQGRKKQKLAKERAGLSKLPDLKDAEAVQKFFLEEIQLGEELLAQGEYEKGVDHLTNAIAVCGQPQQLLQVLQQTLPPPVFQMLLTKLPTISQRIVSAQSLAEDDVE from the exons ATGGTGGGCCGGAACAGCGCCATCGCCGCCGGCGTGTGCGGGGCCCTTTTCATCGGGTACTGCATTTACTTTGACCGCAAGAGACGGAGTGACCCCAACTTCAAGAACAGGCTGCGGGAAC gtggagtaatggaaatagtgCTGTTTTGGATTCAGACACTGAGTTTTCCTGGCCAAG gaagaaagaaacagaagcttgcCAAGGAGAGAGCTGGACTTTCCAAG TTACCTGACCTTAAAGATGCTGAAGCCGTTCAGAAATTCTTCCTCGAAGAAATACAGCTTGGTGAAGAGTTACTAGCTCAAG GTGAATATGAGAAGGGTGTGGACCATCTGACAAACGCAATTGCTGTGTGTGGACAGCCACAGCAGCTACTACAAGTGTTGCAGCAGACTCTTCCGCCACCGGTGTTCCAGATGCTTCTGACTAAGCTCCCAACAATTAGTCAG agaATTGTAAGTGCTCAGAGCTTGGCTGAAGATGATGtggaatga
- the TOMM20 gene encoding mitochondrial import receptor subunit TOM20 homolog isoform X3 yields the protein MVGRNSAIAAGVCGALFIGYCIYFDRKRRSDPNFKNRLRERGVMEIVLFWIQTLSFPGQGRKKQKLAKERAGLSKLPDLKDAEAVQKFFLEEIQLGEELLAQAQHTQRGTSLSCQAAFSSGGIYQPSPR from the exons ATGGTGGGCCGGAACAGCGCCATCGCCGCCGGCGTGTGCGGGGCCCTTTTCATCGGGTACTGCATTTACTTTGACCGCAAGAGACGGAGTGACCCCAACTTCAAGAACAGGCTGCGGGAAC gtggagtaatggaaatagtgCTGTTTTGGATTCAGACACTGAGTTTTCCTGGCCAAG gaagaaagaaacagaagcttgcCAAGGAGAGAGCTGGACTTTCCAAG TTACCTGACCTTAAAGATGCTGAAGCCGTTCAGAAATTCTTCCTCGAAGAAATACAGCTTGGTGAAGAGTTACTAGCTCAAG CCCAGCACACCCAGAGGGGTACTTCACTCAGCTGCCAAGCTGCCTTTTCTTCTGGTGGAATCTACCAACCCAGTCCGAG GTGA